Proteins encoded together in one Myxocyprinus asiaticus isolate MX2 ecotype Aquarium Trade chromosome 21, UBuf_Myxa_2, whole genome shotgun sequence window:
- the mapk8a gene encoding mitogen-activated protein kinase 8 isoform X1, with translation MNKNKREKEFYSVDVGDSTFTVLKRYQNLRPIGSGAQGIVCSSYDHNLERNVAIKKLSRPFQNQTHAKRAYRELVLMKCVNHKNIIGLLNVFTPQKSLEEFQDVYLVMELMDANLCQVIQMELDHERLSYLLYQMLCGIKHLHSAGIIHRDLKPSNIVVKSDCTLKILDFGLARTAATGLLMTPYVVTRYYRAPEVILGMGYQANVDVWSVGCIMAEMVRGSVLFPGTDHIDQWNKVIEQLGTPSQEFLMKLNQSVRTYVENRPRYTGYSFEKLFPDILFPADSEHNKLKASQARDLLSKMLVIDASKRISVDVALQHPYINVWYDPAEVEAPPPLITDKQLDEREHTVEEWKELIYKEVLEWEERLKNGVIRGQPSPLGAAVINGSPQPSSSSSINDVSSMSTEPTVPSDTDSSLEASVGPLSCCR, from the exons ATGAACAAAAATAAGCGAGAAAAGGAATTCTACAGTGTAGATGTCGGTGATTCAACATTCACAGTGTTGAAGCGGTATCAGAATCTAAGACCTATCGGCTCAGGCGCTCAGGGAATAGTCTG CTCATCATATGATCACAACCTTGAACGAAACGTGGCTATAAAGAAACTTAGCAGGCCTTTTCAGAATCAGACTCATGCCAAGCGTGCATACAGAGAGTTGGTGCTCATGAAGTGTGTCAACCATAAAAAT ATCATAGGCCTCTTAAATGTTTTCACACCCCAAAAATCATTAGAAGAATTCCAAGATGT TTACCTAGTAATGGAGCTGATGGATGCAAACCTTTGCCAAGTCATTCAGATGGAGCTGGACCATGAGCGTCTGTCCTATCTGCTGTACCAGATGCTGTGCGGAATAAAACACCTCCACTCGGCGGGGATCATCCACAGG GATCTGAAGCCCAGTAACATCGTAGTGAAGTCTGACTGTACCCTGAAGATCCTGGATTTTGGTCTGGCCAGGACAGCCGCCACGGGTTTGCTGATGACACCATATGTGGTGACACGTTACTACAGAGCCCCTGAAGTCATCCTGGGAATGGGATATCAAGCCAATG ttGATGTGTGGTCTGTTGGATGTATCATGGCTGAAATGGTCAGAGGTAGTGTGTTGTTTCCAGGTACTGATC ATATTGATCAGTGGAACAAAGTCATAGAGCAGCTTGGAACACCATCGCAAGAGTTCTTGATGAAACTCAACCAGTCTGTGCGGACCTATGTTGAGAACAGACCACGCTATACTGGATACAGCTTTGAGAAGCTGTTCCCTGATATCCTATTCCCTGCTGATTCAGAACATAACAAACTGAAAG CAAGCCAGGCGCGGGATTTGCTGTCTAAAATGCTGGTGATAGACGCATCCAAACGAATCTCTGTGGATGTAGCTCTACAGCACCCCTACATTAATGTGTGGTACGACCCAGCTGAAGTGGAAGCG CCACCTCCTCTGATCACAGACAAACAGCTCGATGAGAGAGAACACACGGTGGAGGAGTGGAAAG AATTGATCTATAAAGAAGTGCTGGAGTGGGAGGAGCGGCTGAAGAACGGTGTGATTCGAGGTCAGCCATCCCCTCTAG GTGCAGCAGTGATCAATGGCTCACCCCAGCCCTCCTCATCCTCCTCTATCAATGATGTCTCTTCCATGTCCACAGAGCCCACCGTGCCCTCGGACACAGACAGCAGCCTGGAGGCCTCCGTGGGACCTTTGAGCTGCTGCAGATGA
- the mapk8a gene encoding mitogen-activated protein kinase 8 isoform X2 → MNKNKREKEFYSVDVGDSTFTVLKRYQNLRPIGSGAQGIVCSSYDHNLERNVAIKKLSRPFQNQTHAKRAYRELVLMKCVNHKNIIGLLNVFTPQKSLEEFQDVYLVMELMDANLCQVIQMELDHERLSYLLYQMLCGIKHLHSAGIIHRDLKPSNIVVKSDCTLKILDFGLARTAATGLLMTPYVVTRYYRAPEVILGMGYQANVDIWSVGCILAEMVRHKILFPGRDYIDQWNKVIEQLGTPSQEFLMKLNQSVRTYVENRPRYTGYSFEKLFPDILFPADSEHNKLKASQARDLLSKMLVIDASKRISVDVALQHPYINVWYDPAEVEAPPPLITDKQLDEREHTVEEWKELIYKEVLEWEERLKNGVIRGQPSPLGAAVINGSPQPSSSSSINDVSSMSTEPTVPSDTDSSLEASVGPLSCCR, encoded by the exons ATGAACAAAAATAAGCGAGAAAAGGAATTCTACAGTGTAGATGTCGGTGATTCAACATTCACAGTGTTGAAGCGGTATCAGAATCTAAGACCTATCGGCTCAGGCGCTCAGGGAATAGTCTG CTCATCATATGATCACAACCTTGAACGAAACGTGGCTATAAAGAAACTTAGCAGGCCTTTTCAGAATCAGACTCATGCCAAGCGTGCATACAGAGAGTTGGTGCTCATGAAGTGTGTCAACCATAAAAAT ATCATAGGCCTCTTAAATGTTTTCACACCCCAAAAATCATTAGAAGAATTCCAAGATGT TTACCTAGTAATGGAGCTGATGGATGCAAACCTTTGCCAAGTCATTCAGATGGAGCTGGACCATGAGCGTCTGTCCTATCTGCTGTACCAGATGCTGTGCGGAATAAAACACCTCCACTCGGCGGGGATCATCCACAGG GATCTGAAGCCCAGTAACATCGTAGTGAAGTCTGACTGTACCCTGAAGATCCTGGATTTTGGTCTGGCCAGGACAGCCGCCACGGGTTTGCTGATGACACCATATGTGGTGACACGTTACTACAGAGCCCCTGAAGTCATCCTGGGAATGGGATATCAAGCCAATG TGGACATTTGGTCTGTGGGCTGCATTTTGGCAGAAATGGTCCGTCACAAAATCCTTTTTCCGGGGAGGGACT ATATTGATCAGTGGAACAAAGTCATAGAGCAGCTTGGAACACCATCGCAAGAGTTCTTGATGAAACTCAACCAGTCTGTGCGGACCTATGTTGAGAACAGACCACGCTATACTGGATACAGCTTTGAGAAGCTGTTCCCTGATATCCTATTCCCTGCTGATTCAGAACATAACAAACTGAAAG CAAGCCAGGCGCGGGATTTGCTGTCTAAAATGCTGGTGATAGACGCATCCAAACGAATCTCTGTGGATGTAGCTCTACAGCACCCCTACATTAATGTGTGGTACGACCCAGCTGAAGTGGAAGCG CCACCTCCTCTGATCACAGACAAACAGCTCGATGAGAGAGAACACACGGTGGAGGAGTGGAAAG AATTGATCTATAAAGAAGTGCTGGAGTGGGAGGAGCGGCTGAAGAACGGTGTGATTCGAGGTCAGCCATCCCCTCTAG GTGCAGCAGTGATCAATGGCTCACCCCAGCCCTCCTCATCCTCCTCTATCAATGATGTCTCTTCCATGTCCACAGAGCCCACCGTGCCCTCGGACACAGACAGCAGCCTGGAGGCCTCCGTGGGACCTTTGAGCTGCTGCAGATGA
- the mapk8a gene encoding mitogen-activated protein kinase 8 isoform X3, with protein sequence MNKNKREKEFYSVDVGDSTFTVLKRYQNLRPIGSGAQGIVCSSYDHNLERNVAIKKLSRPFQNQTHAKRAYRELVLMKCVNHKNIIGLLNVFTPQKSLEEFQDVYLVMELMDANLCQVIQMELDHERLSYLLYQMLCGIKHLHSAGIIHRDLKPSNIVVKSDCTLKILDFGLARTAATGLLMTPYVVTRYYRAPEVILGMGYQANVDVWSVGCIMAEMVRGSVLFPGTDHIDQWNKVIEQLGTPSQEFLMKLNQSVRTYVENRPRYTGYSFEKLFPDILFPADSEHNKLKASQARDLLSKMLVIDASKRISVDVALQHPYINVWYDPAEVEAPPPLITDKQLDEREHTVEEWKELIYKEVLEWEERLKNGVIRGQPSPLEPTVPSDTDSSLEASVGPLSCCR encoded by the exons ATGAACAAAAATAAGCGAGAAAAGGAATTCTACAGTGTAGATGTCGGTGATTCAACATTCACAGTGTTGAAGCGGTATCAGAATCTAAGACCTATCGGCTCAGGCGCTCAGGGAATAGTCTG CTCATCATATGATCACAACCTTGAACGAAACGTGGCTATAAAGAAACTTAGCAGGCCTTTTCAGAATCAGACTCATGCCAAGCGTGCATACAGAGAGTTGGTGCTCATGAAGTGTGTCAACCATAAAAAT ATCATAGGCCTCTTAAATGTTTTCACACCCCAAAAATCATTAGAAGAATTCCAAGATGT TTACCTAGTAATGGAGCTGATGGATGCAAACCTTTGCCAAGTCATTCAGATGGAGCTGGACCATGAGCGTCTGTCCTATCTGCTGTACCAGATGCTGTGCGGAATAAAACACCTCCACTCGGCGGGGATCATCCACAGG GATCTGAAGCCCAGTAACATCGTAGTGAAGTCTGACTGTACCCTGAAGATCCTGGATTTTGGTCTGGCCAGGACAGCCGCCACGGGTTTGCTGATGACACCATATGTGGTGACACGTTACTACAGAGCCCCTGAAGTCATCCTGGGAATGGGATATCAAGCCAATG ttGATGTGTGGTCTGTTGGATGTATCATGGCTGAAATGGTCAGAGGTAGTGTGTTGTTTCCAGGTACTGATC ATATTGATCAGTGGAACAAAGTCATAGAGCAGCTTGGAACACCATCGCAAGAGTTCTTGATGAAACTCAACCAGTCTGTGCGGACCTATGTTGAGAACAGACCACGCTATACTGGATACAGCTTTGAGAAGCTGTTCCCTGATATCCTATTCCCTGCTGATTCAGAACATAACAAACTGAAAG CAAGCCAGGCGCGGGATTTGCTGTCTAAAATGCTGGTGATAGACGCATCCAAACGAATCTCTGTGGATGTAGCTCTACAGCACCCCTACATTAATGTGTGGTACGACCCAGCTGAAGTGGAAGCG CCACCTCCTCTGATCACAGACAAACAGCTCGATGAGAGAGAACACACGGTGGAGGAGTGGAAAG AATTGATCTATAAAGAAGTGCTGGAGTGGGAGGAGCGGCTGAAGAACGGTGTGATTCGAGGTCAGCCATCCCCTCTAG AGCCCACCGTGCCCTCGGACACAGACAGCAGCCTGGAGGCCTCCGTGGGACCTTTGAGCTGCTGCAGATGA